The window AATGTCTTTTGCGTTATCCCAATCCTCTAGATGGACGATGTTTGATCCTTCATCCAGTGGTTCCGCTTGTCGCTTTTTAAGGTCCTTCAGGTAGTCGACCGCGACGTTGTGGGCCGTTCGGAAAAGGTAGGCTTTGGGAGAGGTGACTTCGGTCCGCCCTTTGTACTTTAGGATACGGATGTAGGATTCCTGAACGATATCATCAATGGCAGAGTCGAAGCCGAAACGACTGCGCAGCCACGCTCTCAGCGAAGGCTCGTGGGGTTCGATTTCCTCTTCGAACCAGTCGTTTTGATCGGACAATGCCATGGATTTGCTACGATGGACTTTAAAATTGGAAATTTATCAGACGTGCGAACGGTCGAAGAAGTTAGTTTGCGAAGCATCGATCGGAACGCTTGTTGGCCAAGACTGAAAATCGGAATGAACTCACCAAAAGAAATTCCGATGGTGCGTTCGGAGGCTGTTCGTCGTCACTTGCTTAGAGCTTTCTTTGCGGTGAATTGATACTGCCCCGGCTCGACGCGAATCGGGTGATTGGATGTCTCGATGACTTGGCCGTTGAGACGAATACAGTTGGTATAGGGAGCGGGAAGCGTGACTTCGGCGGTGGTGTTGGAAGGGATCGTAACTTGAAGACTGAGTTCCTCGTCGTTGATTTCCCAATACGATGCGATGACTCCGTAGGGCGAGTCGTATTTCCCTCGGGCAAAGGTGAGAGGTCCGCCTACCAAGGGGGAAATGCGGATCTTCTTGTAGCCGGGATCGAGAGGATAGATGCCGGCGATACGTTCGTACATCCATTCGCCGATGGCTCCGTAGGCGTAGTGGTTGAGAGAGCCTTGGCTTCTGTTGACGCCGTGGAGATGGGTATAGCCATCCCAGCGTTCCCAGATGGTGGTGGCGCCTTGGCTGACGGAGAAGAGCCAGGAAGGATAGGTCTCCTTGAAGAGAAGGTCGAAGGCGAGGTCGGAGCGACCGATTCTGTCGAGGGTGGGTGCGAGTAGATTTGTGCCCAAAAAACCGGTACGGAGATGGCCCTCCGCTGCCTCGAGGCTGCTTATTAGGTGTTCAGCGGCTTTTTTGGCGATCTCTGAATCGAGAAGGTTGAAAGCGAGGGCGAGCAGGTAGACGGTTTGAGTTTGGAAATCTCCGGTGTGACGACCCTCGGCGTCGAAAAATCTCTCTTGGAAGGCCTTGGCAACTTGGGCGTGTAGGGTTTTGAGTTCTTCGCTCTTCTCGGTGTGGCCAAGGACTGCGGCGGTGCGTTGGGTGAGCTCGATGGAGCGGGCGTAGAAGGCGGTGGAGATGAGGGAGTTGTCAGTGTCGCCGCGGCGTTTGTCTTTCTGTTGCGAGTAGGGCTGCAACCAGTCGCCTACTGTGCGTTGGGTGCTGATACCGTCGGTGACGTGGGTGGCGCTGTAGTCGAGCCAGCGCAGCATCATGTCGTAGTTTTCTTCGAGTACTTTTTTGTCTCCGGTTCTCCAATACGTTTCCCAAGGGATGATGGTGCAGGCGTCGGACCAGCCGGTTTCGGTGAACTTGCCGGTAGCGTTTGGGATGACCACCGGAATCTGGCCGTCGTCGTACTGCTCTTCGCACATGCTTTGCAACCATGCTGTCCAGAAAGCGTGCAGGTCGGAGTTGTAGAAGGCGGTTGGGGCGAAGACTTGGGCGTCGCCGGTCCAACCGAGCCGCTCGGCCCGCTGCGGGCAATCGGTGGGGATATCCAGGAAGTTGCCGCGGAGTCCCCAGACGATGTTGCTTTGTAGTTGGTTTATGTTGAGGTCAGAGGTTTCAAAGTGGCCGGTGTCTTCGAAGTCGGTGTACTGGACGATGCCTTTGACCCAGTTGAATTCTGGTGGATTTTCGGTGTCGTAGCCAGTTATCTCAACATAGCGGAAGCCGTGGAAGGTAAACTGCGGTTGCCACTCGGCGATACCGTCTTTATTGGCGGTGTAGTGGTTGATAGACTTGGCGGAGCCTAGGTTGCGAGTGTAGAGGGTACCGTCGCGATTGAGGGCCTCGCCGACTCGAGTTCGGAGGGTTTGGCCCTTTTTCATAGGGATGGCGATGCGTGGCACGCCGACCATGTTTTGCCCCATGTCGAAGACGATGGTGTCGGGCTCAGGTTTTGAGATGGAGATGGGCGTGAGCTCAATTTTGTCGCGGGTGGTGAAGTGGCGCTTCGGCTGTAGTTGTATTTTGGAGTCGATGAGGGCTTCGATGGGCGTTGTCCAGTTGCTGGCAGCGAAGCCGGGTTGATTCCAGCCGGGCATCTCTTGGTTGGCGTCGTAGGTTTCGCCGTCGTAGATGCCGGAGGTGCGGATGGGGCCGTCGATAGTGGTGAGCCAGGAGGAGTCGGTGAGGACGAGGTCGGAGGAGCCGTCGGCGTATTCGATTTCCAGTTGGGCGATGATTTCTGGGGGCGGCTCGTTGCCCCAGGTGCGCTTGGGACCGAAGCGGCCTGCGTACCAGCCTTCCGCAAGGATGAGCCCGATGGTGTTTTTGCCTTGTGTTAGATTTTTGGTGACGTCGTAGGTGATGGTCTCGACGCGGGTGTGGTAGGGCGTCCAGCCTGGGGCCATGCGGTCTTCGCCGACTTGCTGACCGTTTATGTGGGCTTCGAAGAGGCCTTTGGCGGTTATGTAGAGGCGGGCCTTGGCGACCTCGACCTTGGCCGAGAAGTCTTTGCGGAAATGAACGGGGCGGTAGAGAGGCGTATCGTATTCGGTCCGCTGGCCTTTGCCGTGCTCCGGGAAGCTAATCCATTTGGCCTGCCAGTCGTCGTTGGAGAGGAGGCCGAGTTCGAAGGTTTGGATTTGGCTCCAGGGGGAGGCTTCGCCCTTTTGGCTCCAGTAGCGAACGGACCAGTAGGCGACGTCTCGGGAGCTAAGCTCGGCGCCGGCGTAGGGGATGTAGAGGGATTGGGCACTGTCGGTCTTGCCGGTGTTCCAGAGATCGGCTTGGTCGGGAAGCAGCTCGGGCGAGCTCGCGACGGCGATCTGGTAGGCGGTTTGCGACGCGCTGTCGGCTGAGGCGGGCAGCTGCCAAGAGAAACTTGGGCTGGCGTTGTAGAAACCGAAAGGGTTGCTGAAGCCCTCGGAGAGCTCGAGCTCGGAAGGAGCTGGCGGAGCGGCGATGGCGGGGGCGACTATGGAGGCTGCGAAGGTCACGAGGGTTGTTAGCTTTTTCATTCTGTAATATTGTTTAACCGCTCGCTCTCTTCGTTCGCTTGAGGGCGGGGAGAACGCTGAGGTTTTTTGCCACGAAAAGGCACGAAGAATCTTGGCTCTGAAACCTGCCTTATAAGGCAGGTAGCGTTGGTTGAGCTTTTTGTGCATTTTTGTGGCAAATCTAACTTTTAATCATTGTGGAAAGATAGGAGCGTTGCCCTCCTGTTTACTTTACGAGGCGGACGGGGCCGATGAGGCCGGAGGGTTCTAGGGTTTTTAGTTCGTCGGTGGCGTAGAAGTTCCAGGATGTCCAGGTGTAGCGATCGGACGCGGGGGCGGGTTCGTTTTTGGAAAACCATTCGGGCATGGTGCCATTGAGATCGTAGTCGTCGTTGGCGGGATGGGCCTCGTCGCCGATGAGGCGGTTGGTCCAGACATTTGTAACCTCAACTTGGATACTGTTCGGACCGGGCTTGAGAGCGGAACTGATGTCGTGGGCGAAGGGCGGCTTCCACAGGGTGGGAAAGCGTTGGCCGTTGATTGTGATGACGGCGGCGATTTTGACTTCGCCGAGGTCAAGGGCGACGGGAGTGTCGGTGTTGGCCCAGTTGGCGGGGAGTTCGAAGGTTGCGTTGTAGACGGCGGTGCCGGAGAAGTGGCGTACGCCGTCCTCGCTGTGCTCGGTCCAATCCTGCAGCTCGGGCATGGCGATTTGGCCGGGGCCGCCCCAGTTTTTATCAAAGGTGACTTGCCAGTCTAGGTCGAGCGGGAGGGCCTCGGGTTCGTCGGTCTTTGCTGTTTGGCCGAGTGTATCCAGAAGTTGGAGTTTGGAGGGAGTGAATTCGGGGGCTTTGCCTTTGCGGAAGTAGACGAAGCGGGAGCCGTGGGGCTCGACGGTTAGGCGGAATCGGGTACGGAGAGCATCGCTTTGGTAGTCGACGACTTGCTCGACGGTACCGGTGTCAGCGTCCCAGATCTCGGGGGTGAGGCCGGTGACGCGGAAGTCGAGCTGCATGTCTTGGTACTCCTTGCTCTCGTTGAAGAGGAAGTAGAGGGTGCCGTCGCCGATGCTGCGGCGGATGAAGTCGGCGGATGGGGCTCCGTTGACGATGAGGTCAGGACCGAGTTGGAGATAGGCGAGGCCGTCGGCGATTTGGGCGGTGGGGATGACGGTGCCTTTTTTGTAGTGGGTTGGCTCGGTTTCGGAGGCCCAAAGTTTGGATACGATGTTGGAGAAGGTGTCGGATTTTTCGGTTTGTTCGCGGTAACCGATGGGCTTGCTGGGGGCGAGTCCGAGGATGGTGGCGCCTCGGGCGACGAGTTCTTCGAGTCGTTGGAGGGTGGCGAGGCGGAGTTGGTCGGAGTTGTGTAGGTAGAGGGCTTTGTAGGAAATCCCTTCGGGAAGGACCAGTTTGCCGTCTTGCACGGTGATGCGGTGGATGAGTACGTCGGCGTTGACGAAGTCGCCTCGGTAGCCAGCGGGGATGATGCCGCTATTCCAGAGGGGAATTTGGTTCGGTCGCTTGTCGCCAGTGAATATCAGGAAATCGGATACGGGGAGACCCTGTTGAAGGAGGTAGGAGCCGCGGGCGAGGTATTTGAACCAGGCTTTGCCGGCGTTGTGCCACCAGGTTTGGTTGCGGTCGATGTGGGAGCCGACGGAGCCCATGGTCATGCCGGGGATGACGTGGGTGTTGGGCTGGTGGGCGTAGCGGTGAAACATGGTTTCGTTGATGCCTTGGGTCCAGGCGTGGTCGCCGTAAACTTTCATGGAGAAAGGGTGGCCGCGCCAGTTGACTTGGTGCCAGGAGGTGAAGGATTCGGCGGAGATGACTTTGTTGCCGTAGATACGGGCGGATGAGACGGCAGCGTTGAAGAAGCCGTCGAAACCTTCCTCGCGGACCCAGAATTCACCCATGGTTTTGTCGGCGGTGCCGCCGACTTCCAGTTCGTTGAGGGTGCCGAAGCCGTAGGGTTCGTTGTAAGCGAGCATGCCGTGCTCGTGGCAGAGTTCGCTGAAGCGGCGGAAGTAGTTCTGGGTCATGAGGTCGGCGACGAGGTCGCGCATGTCGGTGAGCACGGCATGGGTAGCGGCGTTTGATTCGATGACGTGGCCGTTGAAGGTGGGTAGCCATTTGGTGAGGTCGTAGCCCCAGCGGTCGGAGAAGAGTTGGTCGAGGTTGGCGGTCCAGTTGTTGCCGCCCATCTCGTAGCTATCGATTTCTGAATACAGCAAGGCGTTGGAGCCGCGGGCCTGGGCTTCCTTTACGACTTTCCCGACGTATTGCTCGAAGTGGTGGTCGAGGGCGGCGGCGTCGAGCTTGTCGATCTCGAGGCCACGGCCGGCGTCTGAAGCAGGATTGTTGAAGGCGTTGGTGGTGGTGTAGCCGTAGCGGGTGATGAGCCACTTGCCTTTGGGGAGATTGGTTTTGAGCGTGTCGCTTTCGAGGTTGCCTTGGTGGAGGATGTGGATGTCGGAGGGGGCGATGATAGCGTCGGTGGGAAGCGTGTCGTAGGGGTTGGCTTCGGCGCTGACCATGGCGTTGTTCACTTGCCAATTGGGTAAGCGTGGGTAGGCGACGAGTTCGAAGCGACTTACGGGGAAGCTTTGATCGAGAATGAGGCGGAAGTGTTTGGCGGTAAGGCCGTCGGTGAAACTTTGAGTGGAGGTCCAGTGATTTTTGCCGATGCGGCCGTTGTTAAGGGTCCCGACTTCTTGGAAGGATTCGCCGTCGTCGGAAGTGTAGAGGGTGAAGACGCCGTGGCGGGAACGTTGCTCGGTGACGATGGACTTGATCGTGACGGGCTCTGGGTAGGAGGCTTGTATCCAGATTTTGCCGTCGTCGGCGGCGGTGATGATTGTTTCTGTGTCGATGTTGCCGTCTTGAAGGGCTTCGATTCCGTTGCGAGCTGCGGAGGCGGACAGGTTCGCGGTTTGGGTAGCGAGTTGTTGGACGTCGTTGGAGGCTGGCCAGGCGAGGACCGCGATGTCGCGGTAGAAGTCGCGGCTGCGGTCGGGGCGTGGAAGCGTGATACTCTGTCTGCCGCCGTTAACGACAGTTTCGGCGAATACGACTTTCTTCATGGATTGTTCGGGGGTGACCCAGGGACCTCCGCTGGAGGACCAGCCGTCGCAGTTGTGCAGGCCCATCTCGATTCCGACGCGTTGGGCTTCGACGGCGGCGTGGGCGAGGATATCGTTGAATTCCTCGCTGCCGAATTCGACCGGGCCGCAGGGGATGCCGCGGTCGATGTGGAAGACGAGGGCGCCGCCAATGTCAGCGTCGGCGAGGGCTTCGAAGTCCTGGGTGAAGCCCTCTTTGGAGAGGTTGCCGCACATGATGTGCATCCAAGTTCGCGGCTTGTATTGGTTGGATGGATTCGCGAATTCAGCGGGGTCGGGGGCCGCGGATGCGGTGGATGCGAAGAGGGTGGCGGTGGCGAGTAGGGTTTTGGTGAGGTGACGCATGGGGAATCGAAGATTAATTGCCCACGAAGGGCACTAAGGTGCACGAAGTTATGCTAATTGTAGGCGTTGGGGGAGGAAGTCGGAATCTGGGGATGGCCATCGGGGACTACCGAGCGACATAACTAAGTGCTCATGGCCGCTACCTTGTAAACTCTTCGTGGTTCTTTGTGTCCTTGGTGGGCAGTCTCTCTAGTTTTTGGAAACGAGTTTGCGTTCAGTGAGAGGGTACCAGTTTTCGATGGCGTCTTTGAGGTCGGCGACGATATTAGGATACCTGTCAGCGAGGTTGTTTTCTTCGTGCGGGTCGGCGATGACGTCGTAAAGCTGGATGGGGACGTCGCGGGGGTGGACGTTGGCGTATCGATTGACTTCGCCGTCGTAGCTGAGGATGAGTTTCCAGCGGTCGCGGATAGCCCAGAGGTAGAGGAGAGACGCTTCAGGGTTGTCGAGGTCGGCGATGTCGTGGGCGTAGGAGTCTCCGAAGATGATGTCGCGGTCGATGCGTTCGCCGTCGCGGGCGTTAGGCATGAGGTCGATGCCGGGGAGTCCGTCGGGGATGTCAACGTTGGCGGCGCTGAGGACTGTAGGGAAAAGATCGATACTGCTGACGAGGTCGCCCTTGATGTCGGGCTCGATGACGCCAGGCCAGGAAAGAATGATGGGAGAGCGGGCTCCGCCTTCGTTGACGCTTTGCTTGGACTTGGGGAGAAAGCCGTGTCGCCAACCGTCTTTGCTTTTGACGGTGGAAGGGGTTTGTACCCAGCCGTTGTCGCAGACGTAGTAGATGAGGGTGTTTTCGCGGAGGCCTTGTTCTTCGAGGTGGTCGATGAGTTGGCCGCAGGTTTCGTCGAACCATTCGCACATGGCGTAGTATTTGGCGACGTCGGGGTCGAGGCCGAGGGCGTTGTAGTGTTCGAGGATACGGTCCGGTGGAGTATGCGGTGTGTGTGGCAGGAAGGGGGCGTACCAGATGTAGAATGGCTTTTCTTCTTCTTGGGCGTGGGCGATAAAGTCGAAGATAGGGTCCATGCCTTGGCGGCCGATTTTAAGGCCGGCGTCGCCGTGGCGTGCGCCGCGACCGGGGCTGCCTTGGGTCATGCCGTGAGTGAATCCGCCGCGACTGTAGTGCCCTTCCCACCATTTGCCGCTTTGGTGGCTGAGGTATCCGGCTTCGCCCAAGATTTTGGGCAATGTATCCAATCGGTCGATATTCTCGAAGAGTTCGATAGAGAGCTCGACGTGCTTGGGGTCTTCCTTGGGGGCGAGTCGTGGGGACGGGTCGTTGCCGGTAATCTTGTGTTCGCGGGCGTAGTGGCCGGTGGCGAGCGTCATGAGCGAGGGGCGGCAGAGCGGTGTGGTGACATAAGCTCTTGGATACACGACGCCGCTCTCCGCGAGCTTGTCGAGGTGGGGCGTGCGGATGTGCTCGTGGCCCATGAAACTGTAGTCCGTCCAGGCTTGGTCGTCTGACAGAATCATGATGATGTTTGGTCGGTCGTTAGCGGTGGCCGATGCGCCGGCAATCGCGGTGAGCGTGAGGGATGCTAGGATTTTTCTTAGTAGATGATGCATGTGAAATTTGGGTTTTCGTTTTTGCCCACGAAGGACACTAAGGGGCACGTAGTGGAATTTTGTTTTTGTCTGTTACTTGGCTTTTGCAGTGAAGGTCCATTGGCCGGGGGCTACGGTGAAGAGAAGATAGTTTTGATCTTCACCGGCTGGGGTGATGCCTTCGAGGTTGGCGATTGGTTCGCCGGACCAGATGGGAGTGTCGTTGGCTTTGATTTCTGTGATCTCGAAGTGTTTCTTGGGGATGCCGACAAGGGCGGTAGTTTCCTCTGGGGAGAGGAGTTGGATGCTGAAGGTCTTATCGGTTTTGTTGATGTCGACGTCGATGTCGCCTTTGACGGAGGGGACGCGGACTTGTATGGAGTTGAGCGATCCGAGCTGGGGTTTGACGTGGTAGGTTTCCCAGGCGGGATCTACGACGGCGACGCCGGCGATGTATTGGGAGAGGATGGTATTGGGGGCGTTCCAACCGTGGTTGTAGGTGCCCATGCCGCCGGTTTTCCAGAACTCCCACAGGGTGGTGTAAGGGGCGTCGACCATGACTGTATAGCGTTTCTTCATACGCTGGAGGGAGGCTTCTTCTTCGCCCATCACGCAGAGGGCTTCGAGCACGTATTTCTCCATGTAGGGGCTGGCGAATTCTTGTTCCTCGAGCACTTTTTTAATGGCGGGATACTTGTTGGGTGAAGCAAGACCGGCGAGCACTGCCATGGCGTTGGCTCGGTCGTCGGGGGCGTCTTTGGCCCGCTTGAATTGGCCGCTGTTGTAGGCGGTGCCGTTCCAGAGCGCATCGAAGTTGTCCTCGATGCTTTGCATGTTGCTACGGTAGCCGGCGACGTCGGCCTCGTTGCCAGTGAGCTTCGCCATTTCGATGGCCGCTTTTTGGGCGAGGTAGTACCAGCAGTTTTGCAGGACGCCGTAGTCGGAGTTGTCGCCCCAGTCTATCCAGAACCACATGCCCTCCCTGCGCGTGACGACCAGACCCTCTTCGCCGAGCTCCCAGAGGCTGAGGTAGCGTTTGACGTAGGGATAGACGTCGCGGATGGTTTGGGCGTCGCCGGTGTTCAGGTAATACGTCCAGAAGCCGTACCAGCCGACGCTGTTGAGCATCTGGAGCGGGAGTTCGGATCGATCTTTCCCGGGCACTGGCGAGTAGAGCTGTCCGTTGGGCTTTTGGAATTCAGCGAGATTGTAGATGGCCTTTTTTATGAGCCGGTGGGACTCGAGGTCGAAGGTGTAGAAGACTTCGCCGAGCTGATTGACAACGTCGCCCCACCACTGGGCGCGTTCGCGGGTGGGGCAGTCGAAGAAGGTGTCCCGCATGTTGATGTAGAGAGTACGTCGAGCCATGGTCCAGAGCTTGTTGTAGAAGGGGTCGTCGGAGTGGAAGCTGCCGGTGAACTCGGTTGCGTATCCGGTTTCCCGGTACTTGAGTTCTAGGATTTCGACGCCTTCGGGGATTTGGTAGTGGACCTCGTGACCGCTGAGCCAAGCGATGGCTTCGAATTCTTGGATGCCGTCGGTAGTGGTGTAGACACTACGAGTAGCCCACTGGGGGCGCTTTTCTTGGATGCCGCCGTCTTGATAGGCGTCGGTACGGATGTCGATGGTTTTGCCGGCGGGGGCGTTGACTTTGAGGTAGGGGATGACTTGGGCGTTGTAGGGGAGTTTGGCGACGATGGTTTGGTCGGTGCCGGCATTGGGGAGCGTGGAGGCGTTTTCGTAGGGACGCAGGTCGCTGAGCATCCAAAGCGGTAGTGGGTTTTGACGGAGTTCGCCCCAAGGCTGAGCGCCGGCGGCGCCTTTTGGGACGGCCGGTTTCCAGGCGTCTGTGATAGCGTAGGTTTTTTCGTGCCAGCCCTCGATTTGGTTGTCGGCCGCGAAGTAGTTTATGTTGTGCTCGGAGAGGCGGTAGTTGGGCTGCGGGTCGGCTGTTTTTTCGCGCGAGTAGGCGGGATGGACGAGGGTGTGCCAGGTGGCGTCGCTGCCGAGAGTGGTGTCACCGAGTTGGGCGGAGAAGAAGAAGCCGCCTTGGCCGCTGTCTACATGGGAGAATCCGGAGCGTCCCCAATACCAGGCGAGGGCGGCGATGGAATTTTGTCCTTCGACGAGGAAGGGGCGGATGTCGACCAGATCGTAGTAGGTTCCATTGGGATGGGGACCGCGTTTGGCGCTACCTTCGAAGATGACTTGTTCGCCGTTGATCCAGAGCCAGAACTTGGAGTCGGCGGCGACTTTGGCGACGGCGGCTTCGGGGATCGAGGTGAGGGTGAGCTCCTTGCGGAAGCAGCGCCAAGTGTTGTCGGGACCGTCTTCATCGCCCCAGATCCATTGGGCTTCTTGGGCGAAGCTTTGCAGGGAGAGGGCGAATGCTGTGATTAGAAAGAGGAAGAGCTTCATCTGGTCGGTTGGGAGCGTTTTTTAACCGCGGATTCTTGGATTGGAAGGATCGCTGGATGGCGATCCTGAGTGGGAATCCGTTGATACGGCTTGAGGGGACTGTGCGGGACGGGCAGTAAAGCCCGCCCCTACGGGGTTATTTGGCGATGATTTCCCAGGTGCCGGGTTGAAGAGTTAGGGGCTGAACGGTGGGCGGTTCGATTTTTTTGCCGTTGAGGGTTATGCGGTTTTTGGGGTGGGTGGATTTTGGGAGCTTGAATTGGGCTTGGGTGCCTTCGGGTACTTTGATTTTGAATACGGTGGTGTCTTGGGTGCGATCCCAGCCGAATTCTATTACTCCGGCGATGCTTGGGACTTTTTGGTGGAGGTGCTCGATATCGAGGAGGGTGGGTGTGATTACGAACTCTTTCCATCCGGGGGTGGTCGGTTCGATGCCGGCGATGCGGCGGGCGATGATGGCGTTGGGGGCGTTCCAGGCGTGGTTGTAGCTGCCGCCGTTGGGAAACTTTTCGTAGAGGGTGGTGAGCCACTCGCGGTCGATTTGGCCGCGGTAGCGTGTAGTCATTCGTTCGATGGCGGCTTCGGGATAGCCGGCGTCGAACATCGCGAGGTTTACCATCCACTCGAAGTGCGGGCTGCAGTAGTGGTTGGGGATGAGAACGTTTTCAACGATGGCTTCGTAGCGTTCGTGGCCGGCCAGGCCGGAAAGGATGGCGATGGCGTTGGCTCGGTCGTCTTGGAGCTTCTCGGGAACGCTGCTGTAGTAGTTGCCTGTCCAATACGCTTGGTCGAAGGCGGCTTTCATGCTGGCGAGGCGCTTGGCGGCCCAGGCGGATGTTTCGGGCTCGCCTAGTTCGTCGGCCATCTTGCGTAGCGAGTCGAGGGCGGCGTAATAGAGGGCGGTTTGCAGGATGGTTATGTCTTGAGTTTCCTTGACGCCCCAGTCGTACCAGTTCCAGCGGTCGGGGCTGGTGCCGGTGAGGAGGATGGGGAGGCCGTCGTCGCCCATTTCCCATTTGGCGAGGTAGGTGCGAATGTAGGGGAGGGAGAACTCGAGGGTCTCGCGGTCGCCGGTGTTGAGGTAGTATTCCCAGACGCATTGGAAGGCGAACTGGAGGTTTTGGCTAAGCAGGTCGCGGAGGCGCAAGGGACCGAGGGCGCCGTAGCTTCCATCCTCGCTAAAGAGGAAGGTGGAGCGGATGGCGCGGCGGAGGAGGGCGCGGCCGTCGTCGCCCATGACGTAGAATAGGTAGCTGGTTTGGTCGGCGACGTCTCCGATCCAGAGGGCGCGTTCGCGGTCGGGGCAGTCCATGAAGTTGTCCCGAGCGCAGACCATGAGCGTGTTGGCGCCCATGTCCCAAAGGCGTTGCAAGTCGCCGTCGGAGGTTGTAAGGCTGCCTTCGATTTGGCCGACGCTGAGCCAACGGTATTTGAGATCGTGTACTGTCACGCCGGCGGGGATGTCATAAATGACTTCGTGTCCATTCATCCAGGAGTAGCCTTCGTAGGCCTGCTTGCCGGGACGGGTAGTGTAGTAGGTTTCGACGCGGTTGAGCTTGTTTTCCGTTTCGATGGTGATGAGTTCACCGCCTGATTGCGATTCGATTACGAGGTACGGAGTGACTTGCAGGTTGGCGGGGAGGCGGGCTTTGA of the Pelagicoccus enzymogenes genome contains:
- a CDS encoding alpha-L-rhamnosidase C-terminal domain-containing protein is translated as MRLFTFILVLVVSALRSSAVGSENWNGHWIWQDAESPGQSWVAFRKVFDLDEKPSEALASIAVDTKYWLWVNGRLVRFEGGRAGAPSMAQPWKRVKPVEEMPASEKPRNTWYQQLDLAPYLVEGENTVAILVWHWGRETHKGYHIDSGQGGLYFQLDLPNKTLSSDSSWRAIQHPAYDPEAGEVDRMVVRSDVAFDANKSLGDWTEKAWYKNNYNDASWPAATEKGRVPDAPWHDLVLDDVPHLFDHGLKSYTAFSSGHFPFVSDGTPIKARLPANLQVTPYLVIESQSGGELITIETENKLNRVETYYTTRPGKQAYEGYSWMNGHEVIYDIPAGVTVHDLKYRWLSVGQIEGSLTTSDGDLQRLWDMGANTLMVCARDNFMDCPDRERALWIGDVADQTSYLFYVMGDDGRALLRRAIRSTFLFSEDGSYGALGPLRLRDLLSQNLQFAFQCVWEYYLNTGDRETLEFSLPYIRTYLAKWEMGDDGLPILLTGTSPDRWNWYDWGVKETQDITILQTALYYAALDSLRKMADELGEPETSAWAAKRLASMKAAFDQAYWTGNYYSSVPEKLQDDRANAIAILSGLAGHERYEAIVENVLIPNHYCSPHFEWMVNLAMFDAGYPEAAIERMTTRYRGQIDREWLTTLYEKFPNGGSYNHAWNAPNAIIARRIAGIEPTTPGWKEFVITPTLLDIEHLHQKVPSIAGVIEFGWDRTQDTTVFKIKVPEGTQAQFKLPKSTHPKNRITLNGKKIEPPTVQPLTLQPGTWEIIAK